One window from the genome of Oryza glaberrima chromosome 3, OglaRS2, whole genome shotgun sequence encodes:
- the LOC127765294 gene encoding cyclin-B1-2-like, whose translation MASGSIVKKEVGENHDVLRFGVNNSVKGDLAPQHPIQATVHKEAKFWADKKRFGAEAIYGSAFNIRKDLDAQILSKFQRPPGALPSSMLGYEALTGSLDDFGFEDYLNLPQDSDSFHAPDMHHGMEVRLGLSKGPICPSFN comes from the exons atggcgagcgGCAGCATCGTGAAGAAGGAAGTCGGCGAGAACCACGACGTGCTCCGCTTCGGCGTCAACAACAGCGTCAAGGGCGACCTCGCGCCGCAGCACCCAATCCAGGCCACCGTCCACAAG GAGGCCAAGTTCTGGGCGGATAAGAAGAGGTTCGGGGCGGAAGCCATCTACGGATCCGCTTTCAACATCCGCAAGGATCTCGATGCCCAAATCCTCTCCAA GTTCCAAAGGCCCCCTGGTGCATTGCCATCATCTATGCTAGGATACGAGGCGCTGACTGGTTCCTTGGATGATTTCGGGTTTGAAGATTATCTCAACT TGCCCCAAGATTCTGACAGCTTCCATGCTCCAGACATGCACCACGGAATGGAGGTTCGCCTTGGTTTGTCAAAGGGACCGATTTGCCCTAGTTTCAATTGA
- the LOC127766952 gene encoding uncharacterized protein LOC127766952, translating to MAAMAAAVASSPSPSPASTRLLRGHHPPPSCSAPSLLRLTRSSRRLRLRAAAAAEEADVLPGPGAEGEMAAGGRLEEQPEGPIGGSQVDIGGLAFQGDMGGGGFAGGSGGAGAGGGDGNKMLDRGINTAIVLGASTYALTKLLTVDHDYWHGWTIFEILRYMPEHNWSAYEEALKTNPVLAKMMISGVVYSLGDWIAQCYEGKPIFEFDRARMFRSGLVGFTLHGSLSHYYYHFCEALFPFKDWWVVPAKVVFDQTAWSAIWNSIYFVVLGFLRLESPATISSELKSTFWPMLTAGWKLWPFAHLVTYGLVPVEQRLLWVDCVELIWVTILSTYSNEKSEARNSEDASTSNASNDNSI from the exons atggcggcgatggcggcggccgtggcctcgtccccctccccctcccccgcctccacccgcctcctccgcggccaCCACCCGCCCCCGTCGTGCTCggcgccgtcgctgctccgccTGACCAGGTCGTCGCGGAGGCTACGgctgcgcgccgcggcggcggcggaggaggccgacgtGCTCCCCGGGCCTGGGGCCGAgggggagatggcggcgggcgggaggctGGAGGAGCAGCCCGAGGGGCCGATCGGGGGCAGCCAGGTCGACATCGGCGGGCTCGCCTTCCAGGGCGACATGGGCGGAGGAGGGTTCGCCGGCGGGAGCGGGGGCGccggggccggcggcggggacggcaaCAAGATGCTCGACCGCGGCATCAACACGGCCATCGTGCTCGGCGCCAGCACCTACGCCCTCACCAAGCTCCTCACCGTCGACCACGACTACTGGCAT GGATGGACGATCTTTGAGATCTTGCGGTACATGCCCGAGCACAACTGGTCGGCTTACGAGGAGGCCCTCAAGACCAACCCGGTGCTTGCCAAGATGATGATTAGTGGCGTCGTCTACTCCCTCGGCGACTGGATTGCGCAG TGCTACGAAGGCAAGCCGATCTTCGAGTTCGACCGTGCTCGGATGTTCCGGTCTGGCCTCGTCGGGTTCACGCTTCACGGGTCCCTTTCACATTACTACTACCATTTCTGCGAG GCACTGTTTCCATTCAAGGATTGGTGGGTTGTTCCCGCAAAGGTTGTGTTCGATCAGACGGCCTGGTCTGCGATATGGAACAGTATCTACTTCGTGGTCTTGGGGTTCCTTCGTTTGGAATCACCGGCCACTATTTCCAGTGAGCTCAAATCCACGTTTTGGCCCATGCTTACT GCCGGCTGGAAGTTGTGGCCTTTTGCACACTTGGTTACATATGGCCTAGTTCCTGTTGAACAAAGACTTCTGTGGGTTGACTGCGTGGAGTTAATCTGGGTTACAATACTGTCAAC TTACTCCAACGAGAAATCTGAAGCAAGGAACTCCGAGGACGCATCCACATCAAATGCTTCCAAT GACAATTCAATATAG
- the LOC127766951 gene encoding endoribonuclease Dicer homolog 2a, whose translation MGGPLTAAGGRGDGGAKAVEPLRPPPPPDPKTMARWYQLEALERAVRGNTLAFLETGSGKTLIAVMLLRAYAHRVRRPDSRRFAVFLVPTVVLVGQQARVVEQHTDLVVKQFCGEMGVDFWDAATWRSQLEDGEVLVMTPQILLDNLRHSFFRLQDIALLIFDECHHARGNTPYACIFKEFYHPQLNSSASDPLPRIFGMSASLIYSKDLNQHNYSKQISEIENLMNSKVYTVDSESALSEYIPFASTKIVHFDDSNISSELHANILSCLNRLTKKHIEALDRKLHGSSLENAKQRISKLHRTFVYCLYNLGVWLAAKAAEVQSYEENSLSFWGETLDKNVEGFIRNYSEEVHRELSCFLKNGHIGEKFPADSQDGILTPKVHCLIRTLLQYRHMQDLRCIVFVQRVITSIVLEPLLSSIHQMSGWNVKHMAGSRPGLLSQSRKNHTEIVESFRKGKVHIIIATQILEEGLDVPSCNLVIRFDPSATVCSFIQSRGRARMENSDYLLLVGRGDVEAHTNAKKFLASGQIMREESLRLGSISCQPLENTLCKDTYYRVESTRAIVTLNSSVPLIHFFCSKLPSDEYFKPLPRFDIDKASGTCTLHLPKSSPVQTVNVEGEGSILKETVCLKACQELHAIGALTDSLLPELDVPCDEEPDIVVENKIEQPSYFPEEFVDNWRSFSRLGIYYCYKISLEGCPKTASPTDILLALKCDLGSDFTSSSFKLPGGQDNASVTMKYVGIIHLNQEQVIIARRFQTTILSFLIGDDHLEVSNGIKYFHEMQVPIGVVYLLLPLVSGRIDWCSMKFSSSPIYEANNKHMTHCHSCKDIDLLQTKDGPFCRCILKNSIVCTPHNNIFYVISGFLDLDANSRLPQHDGTVVTYKDYFKTRHGLTLTFENQPLLAGSKHVKVRNFLHNCYSKKEKEPGDRYSVELPPELCRIIMSPVSANNLHIFSYVPSIMFRIQCMLLSVKLKVQLGPTVQQFDVPVLKILEALTTKKCQEEFSQESLETLGDSFLKYVTTRHLFSEYRLQHEGILTKMKKNLISNAALCQLACSSNLVGYIHAEEFNPRDWIIPCLDYDERGNKKISFLAPNGMYSQRKMSIKSKRIADSVEALIGAYLSTAGEKAAFLLMKSLGMNIEFHTEIPVERKISMKAEEFINVRSLEGMLGYKFNDSLLLLEALTHGSYQTSGPTSCYQRLEFLGDAILDHLFTEYYYSKYPDCTPELLTDLRSASVNNNCYAHAAVKSGLNKHILHSSSELHRKMSYYLEKFGQSFTGPSYGWEAGIGLPKVLGDVIESIAGAIYLDSKCDKEVVWRSMKRLLEPLATPETIEPDPVKGLQEFCDRRSFKITYEKNHVDGVSSVIARVKAGETTYSATKSGPCKLVAKKLASKAVLKDLIAGHKDTEAAAV comes from the exons atgggtggccccctcaccgccgccggaggTCGAGGAGATGGGGGCGCCAAGGCGGTGGAACCgctccggcctccgccgccgcccgacccgAAGACAATGGCCAGATG GTACCAGCTGGAGGCGCTGGAGCGGGCGGTGCGGGGGAACACCCTGGCGTTCCTGGAGACCGGGAGCGGGAAGACGCTCATCGCGGTGATGCTGCTCCGGGCGTACGCGCACCGCGTGCGGAGGCCGGACTCGCGCCGCTTCGCCGTCTTCCTCGTCCCCACCGTCGTCCTCGTGGGCCAGCAGGCGCGCGTCGTCGAACAGCACACCGACCTCGTCGTCAAGCAGTTCTGCGGCGAGATGGGGGTCGACTTCTGGGACGCCGCCACCTGGCGATCCCAACTGGAGGACGGCGAGGTGCTCGTCATGACGCCGCAGATCCTGCTCGACAACCTCCGCCACAGCTTCTTCCGCCTCCAGGACATCGCGCTGCTCATCTTCGACGAGTGTCACCACGCCAGGGGCAATACGCCGTACGCCTGCATTTTCAAG GAATTTTATCACCCCCAGTTGAATTCTAGTGCGTCAGACCCTCTGCCAAGGATATTTGGGATGTCTGCTTCGCTCATTTATTCAAAAG ATTTGAATCAGCACAATTATTCAAAGCAAATTTCTGAGATTGAGAATCTCATGAATTCCAAG GTGTACACTGTTGATAGTGAATCAGCTTTGTCGGAGTACATACCATTTGCTTCTACAAAAATAGTGCACTTTGACGATTCCAACATTTCATCTGAGCTGCATGCCAATATTCTCAGTTGTTTGAATAGATTGACAAAAAAG CATATAGAAGCTCTGGACAGAAAACTACATGGTTCATCTCTGGAAAACGCTAAGCAAAGGATATCAAAATTGCATCGTACATTTGTATATTGTTTATATAATCTAGGAGTATGGCTGGCAGCAAAG GCTGCTGAGGTACAATCATACGAGGAAAACAGCCTATCCTTCTGGGGTGAAACATTGGATAAAAATGTTGAGGGCTTCATTAGAAACTACAGCGAAGAAGTACATAGAGAACTTTCATGTTTCTTGAAGAATG gtcatATTGGTGAAAAATTTCCAGCTGATTCGCAAGATGGGATATTGACACCCAAAGTTCATTGCCTTATTCGAACTCTTCTGCAGTACAG gcaTATGCAAGACTTAAGATGCATTGTGTTTGTTCAGAGAGTTATCACAAGCATAGTATTAGAGCCCCTACTTTCATCTATTCATCAAATGTCTGGGTGGAATGTTAAGCACATGGCAGGAAGCCGTCCTGGTTTGCTATCTCAGAGCAGGAAAAATCATACAGAAATTGTTGAATCTTTTCGAAAAGGAAAG GTACATATAATTATTGCCACACAAATTTTGGAGGAGGGTTTAGATGTGCCAAGTTGTAACTTGGTAATTCGCTTTGATCCATCAGCAACAGTATGCAGCTTTATACAGTCCCGTGGTCGAGCTAGGATGGAAAACTCTGACTATCTTTTACTTGTCGGAAG GGGGGATGTGGAAGCTCATACTAATGCAAAGAAGTTTCTCGCAAGTGGGCAAATAATGCGGGAGGAATCTCTGAGATTGGGATCAATTTCTTGTCAACCACTTGAGAACACCTTGTGCAAGGATACCTATTACCGTGTCGAGTCAACTAGAGCAATTGTGACACTAAACTCCAGCGTTCcattaattcattttttctgCTCAAAGCTTCCATCGGATGA ATATTTTAAACCTCTACCAAGATTCGATATAGACAAGGCATCTGGCACATGCACTCTGCATCTTCCTAAGAGCAGTCCTGTGCAGACAGTTAATGTAGAAGGAGAAGGTTCTATTCTCAAGGAGACAGTTTGTCTTAAGGCCTGCCAAGAACTACATGCCATTGGTGCACTCACAGATTCTCTTTTACCAGAATTAGATGTTCCATGTGATGAAGAACCTGACATCG TTGTTGAGAACAAAATTGAGCAGCCTTCTTACTTTCCAGAAGAATTTGTGGATAATTGGCGCTCCTTTTCTCGTCTTGGCATATATTATTGCTATAAGATCTCATTGGAAGGATGTCCCAAAACAGCTTCTCCAACTGACATACTGTTAGCTTTGAAGTGTGATTTGGGATCTGACTTTACTTCTAGCTCATTTAAATTGCCAGGTGGGCAAGACAATGCTAGTGTTACCATGAAATATGTTGGCATCATCCATCTCAATCAAGAACAG GTAATTATTGCTAGAAGATTTCAGACAACTATTCTTTCGTTTCTTATTGGTGATGACCATTTGGAGGTTAGCAATGGTATTAAATACTTCCATGAGATGCAAGTGCCTATTGGAGTAGTCTATCTACTTCTGCCTTTAGTTTCTGGCAGAATTGATTGGTGCAGTATGAAGTTCTCATCCTCACCAATATATGAAGCTAACAACAAACATATGACACATTGCCATTCTTGTAAAGATATTGATTTACTGCAGACAAAAGATGGTCCTTTCTGCAGGTGCATCCTTAAAAATTCCATTGTGTGTACCCCTCATAATAACATCTTTTATGTTATTAGTGGGTTTCTTGACTTAGATGCAAATTCCCGTTTGCCTCAACATGATGGGACTGTTGTTACCTACAAAGATTATTTTAAGACTAG GCATGGTCTTACTTTGACTTTTGAAAATCAGCCGCTCTTGGCTGGCAGTAAACATGTGAAAGTGCGGAACTTCCTCCACAACTGCTactctaaaaaagaaaaag AACCTGGTGATAGATATAGTGTTGAGTTGCCACCTGAACTCTGCAGAATTATCATGTCACCAGTGTCCGCCAATAATTTGCACATCTTCTCATATGTTCCTTCCATAATGTTCCGCATCCAGTGCATGCTTCTTTCTGTGAAATTAAAGGTCCAATTAGGCCCAACAGTGCAGCAGTTTGACGTACCGGTTTTGAAG ATCCTGGAAGCATTAACAACAAAGAAATGCCAAGAAGAATTTTCACAGGAATCATTAGAAACACTTGGGGATTCTTTCCTCAAATATGTTACAACTCGGCACCTTTTTAGTGAATACAGGCTTCAACATGAAGGCATATTaacaaaaatgaagaaaaacttGATCTCCAATGCAGCTCTGTGCCAGCTGGCCTGCAGCAGTAATCTTGTG GGTTACATTCATGCTGAGGAGTTTAATCCAAGAGATTGGATCATCCCTTGCTTGGACTATGATGAGCGTGGTAACAAAAAAATTTCCTTTCTGGCACCCAATGGTATGTACAGCCAAAGGAAAATGTCTATTAAAAGTAAGAGGATTGCGGATTCAGTTGAGGCCTTAATTGGGGCTTACCTCAGTACTGCTGGGGAAAAGGCAGCATTTCTTTTGATGAAATCATTAGGGATGAATATAGAATTTCACACTGAAATTCCAGTTGAAAGGAAAATTTCAATGAAAGCTGAAGAGTTCATTAATGTGAGGAGCTTAGAGGGAATGCTTGGTTACAAGTTCAATGATTCTTTATTATTGCTCGAAGCATTGACACATGGCTCATATCAGACTTCTGGCCCTACTTCATGCTATCAG AGGCTCGAGTTTCTTGGAGATGCTATTTTGGATCATCTTTTCACTGAATATTACTACAGCAAATACCCTGACTGTACTCCAGAATTGTTGACAGATCTTAGATCTGCCTCTGTGAACAACAATTGTTACGCGCATGCAGCTGTTAAATCAGGATTAAACAAGCATATCCTTCACTCATCATCAGAACTGCATAGGAAGATGAGCTACTACCTTGAGAAATTTGGGCAGTCATTTACAGGTCCATCTTATGGCTGGGAAGCGGGCATTGGTCTACCAAAG GTTCTCGGGGATGTGATTGAATCAATAGCTGGTGCCATTTATCTCGACAGCAAGTGTGACAAGGAGGTTGTTTGGAGAAGCATGAAGCGGCTATTGGAACCTCTTGCCACCCCCGAAACCATCGAGCCTGACCCGGTGAAAGGGCTGCAAGAATTTTGTGATCGTAGATCATTCAAAATAACCTACGAAAAAAACCATGTTGATGGAGTCTCATCGGTCATTGCTCGGGTGAAGGCTGGAGAGACTACATACTCCGCAACAAAATCAGGTCCCTGCAAGTTGGTGGCGAAAAAGTTGGCATCAAAGGCTGTGCTTAAAGATCTGATTGCTGGTCACAAAGATACAGAGGCTGCTGCAGTATAG